The following proteins come from a genomic window of Misgurnus anguillicaudatus chromosome 10, ASM2758022v2, whole genome shotgun sequence:
- the LOC129449152 gene encoding uncharacterized protein isoform X2 — MTGSFLLHLFILTFIAKFSDVSASPRSSDRRIHYPSSQSQTSEHFPSTQPSKQAKDSPWRPNTRVKTVAVICHENYMEIKIKTDMFDVGLPVDASELRLGTDTQLVPSCKVTSFSSDAYIIAADLTDCGTQHWITDESLIYTNLLIFSPQPSLDRVIRFEEAIVPIECYYSRKFDVISNPIRPTWIPYSSTQSAVEDLQFSLKLMTSDWSSERASAVYFLGDVINMEASVLQKHHTNLHVYFESCVATVTSDINSVPRYTFIENHGCFMDGQLTGSKSRFLPRIQNNKLQLQLDAFKFYKEERPEIYITCTLQAYPVMDVVNLIHKACSFIDGSWRSADGGDWACYTCEKQEFAPSFRATQTQSSSAPKMDQTLSTPRLSKIQPRMQEGSRGLAKIMQTPSEAAPSWRRLNIPEEETGSVGWKQEKSLGPLAIFSKKTKMGFLTPPRVKEGVPPLPSFKDQTPMPHGSLWKNDFEETITHLPSMEQTEQPVITTSEAESQDLDDGDEEEGDDIEDYGEDSNDANKDDYGEDNNAADKDGHIEEKDAGKDNKDLWKTKVLPEEDFEESFTTPTPANEKPFEAHELGTSSSLQDEVESADSYHPLKDS, encoded by the exons ATGACAGGAAGCTTTCTATTACATCTCTTTATCCTAACTTTTATAGCAAAGTTTAGTGATGTTAGCGCCTCTCCGCGGAGCTCTGACCGCCGTATACACTACCCATCCAGTCAGTCGCAGACGAGTGAACATTTTCCATCCACGCAGCcctcaaaacaagcaaaagatTCACCCTGGAGACCTAATACGCGGGTTAAAACTGTAGCCGTTATTTGCCACGAGAATTACATGGAGATTAAAATTAAAACGGACATGTTTGATGTTGGTTTACCCGTGGATGCTTCGGAGCTGCGGCTCGGCACTGACACTCAATTGGTTCCTTCGTGTAAAGTGACCTCGTTTTCTTCTGACGCGTACATTATAGCGGCTGATCTTACAGACTGTGGCACTCAACACTGG ATTACAGATGAGTCTCTTATCTACACCAACCTCCTCATCTTCTCTCCACAACCATCACTGGACAGGGTGATTCGCTTTGAGGAGGCCATAGTTCCCATTGAATGTTATTACAGCAG GAAATTTGATGTAATCAGTAACCCCATCAGACCAACATGGATTCCTTACAGTTCAACACAATCTGCAGTGGAGGACTTGCAGTTTTCACTAAAGCTAATGACAA GTGATTGGAGCTCGGAACGGGCATCTGCTGTGTATTTTCTTGGTGACGTCATAAACATGGAAGCCTCAGTTCTTCAAAAACATCACACTAATCTCCATGTTTATTTTGAGAGCTGTGTTGCCACGGTGACTTCTGATATTAACTCGGTTCCCAGATACACATTTATTGAAAACCATGG GTGTTTTATGGATGGACAGCTAACAGGCTCGAAGTCTCGTTTCTTGCCCAGAATTCAGAATAACAAGCTCCAACTCCAGCTGGATGCTTTCAAGTTCTACAAAGAGGAGAGGCCAGAG ATATACATCACTTGTACTCTTCAAGCTTATCCTGTAATGGATGTTGTTAATCTTATTCATAAAGCATGTTCCTTCATCGATGGAAG CTGGAGGTCTGCTGATGGAGGTGACTGGGCTTGTTACACCTGTGAAAAACAGGAGTTCGCTCCGTCCTTCCGTGCCACACAGACACAATCTTCTTCTGCTCCCAAAATGGACCAGACCTTATCTACCCCAAGGCTCAGCAAGATCCAGCCCAGAATGCAGGAGGGTTCCAGAGGTTTAGCTAAAATCATGCAGACACCAAGTGAGGCTGCTCCATCCTGGAGGAGGTTAAATATCCCTGAGGAGGAGACTGGATCAGTGG GATGGAAACAGGAAAAATCTCTGGGTCCACTGGCCatattttcaaagaaaactaAAATGGGGTTTTTGACTCCACCAAGAGTGAAGGAAGGTGTTCCTCCTTTGCCCTCTTTCAAGGATCAAACACCAATGCCTCATGGCAGTCTATGGAAAAATG ACTTTGAAGAGACCATAACTCATCTCCCATCTATGGAACAAACTGAACAACCGGTTATCACTACAAGTGAAGCAGAATCCCAGGACCTGGATGATGGTGATGAGGAGGAGGGGGATGATATAGAGGATTAtggtgaggatagtaatgatgCAAATAAAGATGATTATGGGGAGGATAATAATGCTGCAGATAAAGATGGCCATATAGAAGAAAAAGATGCTGGGAAAGATAATAAAGACCTATGGAAGACCAAAGTCTTGCCAGAAGAAG ATTTTGAAGAGAGTTTTACAACTCCTACCCCTGCAAATGAGAAACCCTTTGAAGCACACGAACTGGGCACAAGCTCTTCACTGCAGGATGAGGTCGAGTCAGCTGATTCTTATCACCCTCTTAAAGACTCATAA
- the LOC129449152 gene encoding uncharacterized protein isoform X1, with amino-acid sequence MTGSFLLHLFILTFIAKFSDVSASPRSSDRRIHYPSSQSQTSEHFPSTQPSKQAKDSPWRPNTRVKTVAVICHENYMEIKIKTDMFDVGLPVDASELRLGTDTQLVPSCKVTSFSSDAYIIAADLTDCGTQHWITDESLIYTNLLIFSPQPSLDRVIRFEEAIVPIECYYSRKFDVISNPIRPTWIPYSSTQSAVEDLQFSLKLMTSDWSSERASAVYFLGDVINMEASVLQKHHTNLHVYFESCVATVTSDINSVPRYTFIENHGCFMDGQLTGSKSRFLPRIQNNKLQLQLDAFKFYKEERPEIYITCTLQAYPVMDVVNLIHKACSFIDGSWRSADGGDWACYTCEKQEFAPSFRATQTQSSSAPKMDQTLSTPRLSKIQPRMQEGSRGLAKIMQTPSEAAPSWRRLNIPEEETGSVGWKQEKSLGPLAIFSKKTKMGFLTPPRVKEGVPPLPSFKDQTPMPHGSLWKNGISAEIDFEETITHLPSMEQTEQPVITTSEAESQDLDDGDEEEGDDIEDYGEDSNDANKDDYGEDNNAADKDGHIEEKDAGKDNKDLWKTKVLPEEDFEESFTTPTPANEKPFEAHELGTSSSLQDEVESADSYHPLKDS; translated from the exons ATGACAGGAAGCTTTCTATTACATCTCTTTATCCTAACTTTTATAGCAAAGTTTAGTGATGTTAGCGCCTCTCCGCGGAGCTCTGACCGCCGTATACACTACCCATCCAGTCAGTCGCAGACGAGTGAACATTTTCCATCCACGCAGCcctcaaaacaagcaaaagatTCACCCTGGAGACCTAATACGCGGGTTAAAACTGTAGCCGTTATTTGCCACGAGAATTACATGGAGATTAAAATTAAAACGGACATGTTTGATGTTGGTTTACCCGTGGATGCTTCGGAGCTGCGGCTCGGCACTGACACTCAATTGGTTCCTTCGTGTAAAGTGACCTCGTTTTCTTCTGACGCGTACATTATAGCGGCTGATCTTACAGACTGTGGCACTCAACACTGG ATTACAGATGAGTCTCTTATCTACACCAACCTCCTCATCTTCTCTCCACAACCATCACTGGACAGGGTGATTCGCTTTGAGGAGGCCATAGTTCCCATTGAATGTTATTACAGCAG GAAATTTGATGTAATCAGTAACCCCATCAGACCAACATGGATTCCTTACAGTTCAACACAATCTGCAGTGGAGGACTTGCAGTTTTCACTAAAGCTAATGACAA GTGATTGGAGCTCGGAACGGGCATCTGCTGTGTATTTTCTTGGTGACGTCATAAACATGGAAGCCTCAGTTCTTCAAAAACATCACACTAATCTCCATGTTTATTTTGAGAGCTGTGTTGCCACGGTGACTTCTGATATTAACTCGGTTCCCAGATACACATTTATTGAAAACCATGG GTGTTTTATGGATGGACAGCTAACAGGCTCGAAGTCTCGTTTCTTGCCCAGAATTCAGAATAACAAGCTCCAACTCCAGCTGGATGCTTTCAAGTTCTACAAAGAGGAGAGGCCAGAG ATATACATCACTTGTACTCTTCAAGCTTATCCTGTAATGGATGTTGTTAATCTTATTCATAAAGCATGTTCCTTCATCGATGGAAG CTGGAGGTCTGCTGATGGAGGTGACTGGGCTTGTTACACCTGTGAAAAACAGGAGTTCGCTCCGTCCTTCCGTGCCACACAGACACAATCTTCTTCTGCTCCCAAAATGGACCAGACCTTATCTACCCCAAGGCTCAGCAAGATCCAGCCCAGAATGCAGGAGGGTTCCAGAGGTTTAGCTAAAATCATGCAGACACCAAGTGAGGCTGCTCCATCCTGGAGGAGGTTAAATATCCCTGAGGAGGAGACTGGATCAGTGG GATGGAAACAGGAAAAATCTCTGGGTCCACTGGCCatattttcaaagaaaactaAAATGGGGTTTTTGACTCCACCAAGAGTGAAGGAAGGTGTTCCTCCTTTGCCCTCTTTCAAGGATCAAACACCAATGCCTCATGGCAGTCTATGGAAAAATGGTATCTCTGCAGAGATTG ACTTTGAAGAGACCATAACTCATCTCCCATCTATGGAACAAACTGAACAACCGGTTATCACTACAAGTGAAGCAGAATCCCAGGACCTGGATGATGGTGATGAGGAGGAGGGGGATGATATAGAGGATTAtggtgaggatagtaatgatgCAAATAAAGATGATTATGGGGAGGATAATAATGCTGCAGATAAAGATGGCCATATAGAAGAAAAAGATGCTGGGAAAGATAATAAAGACCTATGGAAGACCAAAGTCTTGCCAGAAGAAG ATTTTGAAGAGAGTTTTACAACTCCTACCCCTGCAAATGAGAAACCCTTTGAAGCACACGAACTGGGCACAAGCTCTTCACTGCAGGATGAGGTCGAGTCAGCTGATTCTTATCACCCTCTTAAAGACTCATAA
- the LOC129449231 gene encoding uncharacterized protein codes for MSAKKSHKGMSDAEWISRLRKFASTGVWPSEEGNRPAPRQKKWHELYQRIEKCPMHSRGQTTLFGGVLKCTCGFHTQKPPMSTGQTPRVMQQQSAAAIGSPQEEGQHQPQVQPQPQVQHQPQVQPQPQVQPQPQVQPQPQVQHQPQVQHQPQVQHQPQVQHQPQFQPQPPPQRTPSRISPSLSQFTKSRFSGSHIAAAKPNLKIARRPSQATDQPSSTAVSSPPIPSTTSAPTALLQAPSVLPLPRLWLETLPPEDHRWIASRLFKMGSRGKPELRDNLQLWYHPPQPALTYNQAPAPDRFFCHALLLWMPYKLWKVKVLCPNPACGHHQLTGGGLHKRARQVHDIDRMYNMVTETLICKKCKASHVSWSQTVLQQLDLGHRSEFRVILTQKYACDLRVIRLLRERGLGNSPTRVIKQLRENHSEEWLQRLARYTTQCMDFINRPWPRHPDKAG; via the exons ATGTCTGCAAAAAAATCGCACAAAGGCATGTCGGACGCTGAATGGATTTCACGTCTAAGAAAGTTTGCCAGTACAGGTGTTTGGCCTTCAGAAGAAGGTAATAGACCAGCTCCTAGGCAAAAAAAGTGGCACGAGCTTTATCAAAGG ATTGAAAAATGCCCGATGCACTCTCGTGGCCAGACAACATTGTTTGGAGGTGTCCTAAAGTGCACATGTGGTTTTCACACTCAAaag CCACCTATGTCTACTGGACAGACACCAAGGGTCATGCAACAACAGTCTGCTGCTGCTATTGGATCACCACAGGAGGAGGGTCAGCATCAACCCCAGGTCCAGCCTCAACCTCAGGTCCAGCATCAACCCCAGGTTCAGCCTCAACCTCAGGTCCAGCCTCAGCCCCAGGTCCAGCCTCAACCTCAGGTCCAGCATCAACCTCAGGTCCAGCATCAACCTCAGGTCCAGCATCAACCTCAGGTCCAGCATCAACCTCAGTTCCAGCCTCAGCCTCCACCCCAGCGTACTCCATCAAGGATTTCGCCAAGTTTGTCACAG TTTACCAAGTCAAGATTTAGCGGGTCTCATATTGCTGCAGCGAAGCCCAACCTAAAGATTGCTAGAAGACCATCTCAGGCTACTGACCAACCTAGCTCAACAGCAGTGTCCAGTCCCCCTATACCAAGCACCACT AGTGCTCCTACCGCGCTGTTACAAGCACCAAGTGTACTACCGCTTCCTCGTTTGTGGTTGGAGACCTTGCCACCAGAGGATCACAGGTGGATTGCAAGCCGGCTTTTTAAAATGGGGTCCAGGGGAAAGCCGGAACTCCGTGACAACCTTCAGCTCTGGTATCACCCACCACAGCCTGCACTGACATACAATCAGGCTCCTGCTcctgacagatttttttgtcatGCCCTTTTGCTGTGGATGCCGTATAAGCTGTGGAAGGTCAAGGTTCTCTGTCCCAATCCTGCCTGTGGACACCATCAACTGACAGGAGGCGGTCTGCATAAAAGGGCACGGCAAGTTCATGACATTGACAGGATGTACAACATGGTCACAGAAACCCTCATCTGTAAGAAGTGTAAAGCTTCTCACGTGTCCTGGAGTCAGACTGTCCTGCAACAGCTGGATCTGGGTCATCGCTCTGAGTTTCGGGTCATCCTCACGCAGAA GTATGCCTGTGATCTGAGAGTCATTAGACTCTTGCGTGAACGTGGCCTAGGCAACAGCCCCACGCGTGTTATTAAACAGCTGCGTGAGAACCACAGCGAGGAGTGGCTCCAGCGTCTGGCCCGGTACACCACCCAGTGCATGGACTTCATCAACCGCCCGTGG CCAAGACATCCTGACAAGGCTGGATGA
- the LOC129447664 gene encoding uncharacterized protein: MDSTKKITKKLAGTARGTGNWLTSVGNEFGQVLISVLTAQEGAGLDMMINGLVKRYQQAGVDPPAVLYVDCGCCTEVGETKLKTRFRGWPDLLIRLDIWHFMRRIAVGCTTDAHQLYPIFMARLSACIFEWDAADVAVLRRAKKELLVSQGWPVLTDEVVSKHLSKQELALHCRRRTRGEETTILLLERLLKELMTSNGSDSMGVPLLDRERMEHIWTVQKKHVKCIQDPPGVALYTETGTLTKGGVLLKTYRCARGSTSLESFHLHLNRFIPGTSANSLNFQIYLLEGLNRWNQDREAASLSSGPSALCSYTGELVYCVNRNYEKLFGKKMVPTFHPPACYTGELIGVQYLFQQTGRALQDMNPDSEQTAELIEELDVEEREEDEGFFDINEDHTIRDPEAVLSPPSTMTTSPSTLVASHATSIQASICTSPVLLSRDPSQSPTALSPVHVEPGDTGQDDDEIAVDSQNVPGFQHVDRLAEYLVELWKRTALSLTNQEAETII; encoded by the exons ATGGATTCAACTAAAAAG ATCACCAAGAAGCTGGCTGGGACAGCGAGGGGAACAGGAAACTGGCTCACCTCTGTTGGCAATGAGTTTGGTCAGGTGCTCATAAGTGTGTTGACAGCCCAGGAAGGAGCAGGACTGGACATGATGATAAATGGTCTGGTGAAAAGATACCAGCAGGCTGGTGTGGATCCACCTGCTGTGTTGTATGTTGACTGTGGGTGCTGCACTGAGGTGGGGGAAACCAAGCTGAAAACCAGGTTCAGAGGATGGCCAGATCTCTTAATAAGGCTGGACATCTGGCATTTCATGCGCAGGATTGCTGTGGGCTGTACAACTGATGCCCATCAGCTTTATCCTATATTCATGGCACGACTGTCTGCATGCATCTTTGAATGGGATGCTGCTGATGTTGCTGTGCTACGCAGAGCCAAGAAAGAGCTGCTGGTGTCCCAGGGTTGGCCTGTGCTGACAGATGAAGTTGTCAGTAAACATCTTTCCAAACAGGAGCTGGCTCTGCATTGTCGGAGGAGGACCCGTGGAGAGGAGACTACCATTCTTCTCCTTGAGCGGCTGCTAAAAGAGCTCATGACCAGCAATGGCAGTGACTCTATGGGTGTTCCTCTTCTGGACAGAGAAAGGATGGAGCACATCTGGACTGTCCAGAAGAAGCATGTCAAATGCATCCAGGACCCACCCGGTGTAGCCCTCTATACTGAGACTGGGACCTTAACCAAGGGAGGTGTGCTTCTGAAGACATACCGATGTGCCAGAGGATCCACATCTCTAGAGTcctttcatttacatttaaaccgTTTTATCCCAG GTACCAGTGCCAACAGTCTTAACTTTCAGATTTATCTGCTGGAGGGACTAAACCGGTGGAATCAGGACCGGGAGGCTGCTTCCTTGTCATCAGGACCATCAGCTTTGTGCAGCTACACGGGAGAACTTGTTTACTGCGTAAACAGGAATTATGAAAAGCTGTTTGGCAAGAAAATGGTCCCCACATTTCATCCACCTGCATGTTACACTG gtGAACTTATTGGAGTGCAGTATTTATTCCAGCAGACTGGTCGGGCATTGCAGGACATGAACCCAGACTCTGAGCAGACGGCAGAGCTTATAGAGGAACTTGATGtggaggagagggaggaagatGAAGGGTTCTTTGACATCAATGAGGATCACACAATAAGAGATCCAGAGGCTGTTCTGTCACCGCCCTCCACCATGACAACGAGTCCCTCTACCTTGGTTGCAAGCCATGCCACATCTATCCAGGCCTCCATATGTACTTCACCGGTTCTTCTGTCACGTGACCCCTCACAGTCTCCAACTGCTCTCTCACCTGTTCACGTGGAGCCTGGAGATACAGGTCAGGATGATGATGAAATA gCTGTTGACTCCCAGAACGTGCCAGGATTCCAGCATGTGGACAGGCTGGCAGAATATCTGGTCGAGCTTTGGAAACGCACAGCCCTCAGCCTGACTAACCAGGAAGCGGAAACAATTATTTGA